A window of the Salvelinus sp. IW2-2015 linkage group LG37, ASM291031v2, whole genome shotgun sequence genome harbors these coding sequences:
- the LOC111960383 gene encoding stabilizer of axonemal microtubules 2-like, giving the protein MFQAISGIWRCPPLPMRHHHCSQGSLREEPCVLIPGCMVSEYQEKYPAYCTTVVRAAKKQNNEYQPLEGRISNMTTFKSDYVAHEVTQRPSKVTKVYVPPDGRMRHSSTYARDYPTHPVQKHIVTKPEEYHPPTAKMVAQSLYKGEFRAWHNQKVQPYRTCDNLKLNDSKFEVTTTFQDDYCHKGPXEARESFKPAADARETLPFDGVTNYQTQYVPHPVQPRQPKERAVYRPTSAPLNGVSTHRQDYRGLPAEPAKPFRAKVAWESSPAVFQGTSEFRDQYKAWPLQPKHRHQAEEYCPPEGTMVGLSTAHADYVDHESHQRPQSARPPVEAWTKEARQPLQTRSTMKEDYRTWDVVRRPPMVYADELEKPKGAFANTTTFRSAYTPKTAQRATSFKPTQKLLSPQTMDEDSIYRSTYTPKEIPPCPARDGCPPGFEYSSMGAGGHRLYRTISVQETGLSQLAAATSDKPSYSHSRKSCRVPSRAKRAP; this is encoded by the exons ATGTTTCAAGCTATATCCGGAATTTGGAGATGCCCACCTTTGCCAATGAG GCATCACCACTGCTCACAAGGATCCCTTCGAGAGGAGCCGTGTGTCCTGATCCCAGGCTGCATGGTCTCGGAATACCAAGAAAAGTACCCTGCCTACTGCACCACTGTTGTCCGGGCAGCCAAGAAGCAGAATAATGAGTATCAGCCACTGGAGGGAAGGATATCCAACATGACCACTTTCAA GTCAGACTACGTGGCCCATGAAGTGACCCAGAGGCCCTCAAAGGTCACCAAGGTGTATGTGCCACCTGACGGGAGAATGAGACACAGCAGCACCTACGCCAGGGACTACCCAACACACCCTGTTCAGAAGCACATCGTGACCAAGCCGGAAGAGTATCATCCGCCCACAGCAAAGATGGTCGCTCAGTCCTTATACAAAG GGGAATTCCGAGCATGGCACAACCAGAAAGTCCAACCCTACAGGACCTGTGACAACCTGAAGCTGAACGACAGCAAGTTCGAGGTGACCACCACCTTCCAAGACGACTACTGCCACAAGGGCCCGKCCGAGGCCAGGGAGAGCTTCAAACCGGCTGCCGACGCCCGGGAGACCCTGCCCTTTGACGGGGTCACCAACTACCAGACGCAGTATGTCCCCCACCCAGTCCAGCCCAGGCAGCCCAAAGAGAGGGCCGTCTACAGGCCCACCAGTGCCCCCCTCAATGGGGTCTCCACCCACAGGCAGGACTACCGGGGCCTGCCAGCTGAGCCCGCCAAGCCCTTTAGGGCCAAGGTGGCCTGGGARAGCAGCCCGGCTGTATTCCAGGGGACCAGTGAGTTCCGCGACCAGTACAAGGCCTGGCCCCTGCAGCCCAAGCACCGGCACCAGGCTGAGGAGTACTGCCCACCCGAGGGCACTATGGTCGGTCTGTCCACAGCTCATGCTGACTATGTCGACCACGAGAGCCATCAGCGGCCCCAGTCCGCCCGTCCCCCTGTCGAGGCCTGGACAAAGGAGGCCAGACAGCCCCTCCAGACCAGATCCACCATGAAGGAGGACTACCGGACCTGGGATGTGGTCCGTCGTCCCCCCATGGTCTACGCAGATGAGCTAGAGAAACCCAAGGGGGCTTTCGCCAACACCACCACCTTCCGCTCAGCATACACGCCCAAGACGGCCCAGCGCGCCACCAGCTTTAAACCCACCCAGAAGCTATTGAGCCCCCAGACCATGGATGAAGACTCCATCTATCGCTCCACCTACACCCCCAAGGAGATCCCTCCTTGTCCAGCCCGGGATGGCTGTCCTCCTGGCTTTGAGTACAGCTCCATGGGGGCTGGAGGACACAGGCTGTACCGAACCATCTCGGTACAGGAAACAGGGCTGAGTCAGCTGGCCGCTGCAACGTCCGATAAGCCCTCTTACTCCCACAGCAGAAAGAGCTGCAGGGTCCCCAGCCGAGCCAAGAGGGCGCCATAG
- the LOC111960384 gene encoding perilipin-2: MEVVEVVNNQNVVERVASLPLVSSTYDMVSSAYCTTKDNHPYLKSMCEVAEQGVRNLTTAALTGAAPIIGKLEPQISMANDLACKGLDKIEKTLPILHQPSEQIVANAKYAVTGAKDVVSDTVTGAKDSVSHTLTNAVDRTRGAVLDGVEMTRAAVQDGMQMTRAAVSGSVNTVMESRVAQMVSNGMDTALTTSESLVDQYLPCTEDELEMEAKMVEGFDVAKDAPSYYVRLGSLSTKLRKRAYHKALAQIKDAKQRSQESISQLNHTVDLIEYARKNIDGANQKVKVKLSSLIEWKSNEEGDGNEAENIESRTLAIARSLTQQLQTTCQVLVSGLQGLPQNIQKEALFLSYSASQVYSSFSKAAAFGDLSDGVLASSKAQLGKMKDSLDDVMDYLVNNTSLNWLVGPFYPRLAPPPTATSSQSQKTPAPAEVEMKSME; encoded by the exons ATGGAAGTCGTTGAAGTCGTCAATAACCAG AATGTAGTTGAGAGGGTGGCCAGCCTCCCCTTGGTGAGCTCCACCTATGATATGGTGTCCAGTGCCTACTGCACCACCAAGGATAACCACCCCTACCTCAAGTCTATGTGTGAGGTGGCCGAGCAGGGGGTTAGGAACCTCACCACTGCAGCGCTCACCGGTGCAGCACCCATCATCGGCAAGCTGGAGCCACAAA TTTCCATGGCCAATGACTTGGCCTGTAAAGGTCTGGATAAGATTGAGAAGACCTTGCCAATCCTGCACCAGCCTTCTGAGCAG ATTGTCGCCAACGCCAAGTATGCAGTGACCGGTGCCAAAGACGTGGTGTCCGACACCGTCACAGGGGCCAAGGACAGTGTGTCCCACACCTTGACCAATGCAGTGGACCGGACCAGGGGTGCCGTGCTGGACGGAGTGGAGATGACCCGTGCTGCGGTCCAGGATGGTATGCAGATGACCCGGGCTGCGGTCAGCGGTAGCGTGAATACGGTGATGGAGAGCCGTGTGGCCCAGATGGTCAGCAACGGAATGGACACGGCACTCACCACCTCCGAGAGCCTGGTGGACCAGTACCTGCCTTGCACTGAGGACGAGTTGG AAATGGAGGCTAAAATGGTTGAAGGATTCGACGTGGCGAAGGATGCACCTAGCTACTATGTCCGTCTGGGCTCTCTGTCTACCAAGCTGCGTAAGAGGGCATACCACAAGGCTCTGGCCCAGATCAAAGATGCCAAGCAGCGCAGCCAGGAGTCCATCTCACAACTCAACCACACTGTAGACCTG ATTGAATACGCCAGAAAGAATATTGACGGAGCTAACCAGAAGGTGAAAGTGAAACTGAGCTCCCTGATTGAGTGGAAGTCTAATGAGGAAGGAGATGGCAATGAGGCTGAG AATATAGAGTCAAGGACCCTGGCCATAGCGCGCTCCCTCACCCAGCAGCTGCAGACAACATGCCAGGTGCTGGTGTCTGGCCTGCAGGGCCTTCCCCAGAACATCCAGAAGGAGGCGCTGTTCCTCAGCTACTCAGCCTCCCAGGTCTACTCCAGCTTCAGCAAAGCGGCGGCGTTTGGGGACCTGTCGGACGGCGTGCTGGCCAGCAGCAAGGCCCAGCTGGGAAAGATGAAGGACTCGCTAGACGACGTCATGGACTACCTGGTTAACAACACGTCCCTCAACTGGCTGGTAGGTCCCTTTTACCCCCGGCTGGCACCACCCCCCACCGCCACGTCCTCCCAGTCTCAGAAGACACCAGCCCCCGCAGAGGTGGAGATGAAATCAATGGAATAA